From a region of the Helianthus annuus cultivar XRQ/B chromosome 5, HanXRQr2.0-SUNRISE, whole genome shotgun sequence genome:
- the LOC110941940 gene encoding translation initiation factor eIF-2B subunit delta isoform X2 translates to MDPRRPSRVIDPKVRKVGFFTPGPPPERTQSGPAATTPAQSPISNSLSPVMIPPPRHASDNLSRAVGVPVPTLAHPPVDSLQVGSYTLSDSVFTASPTRSPSSRIGIDGEFSEDSANWMKKDGSGRLPAVVTTGGTDLKQAIEALNDDNSGDVGEGASQKNSKPLKAKTTKAERRALQEAQRAAKASAKVILSAPAQTSKPVKQANQKKDVPQLASSSVVHEKKGGDKPPEKDRKKDMPPPRMQFDDKNRVEKAKKRSVVKQTEARNRVELFRHLPQYERGNQLSDLGSSFFQIDDVHPTVYKVGLQFLAGDIMWSNTRCIAMLQAFQKVIEDYSTPPEKTLARDLTAKINTSVSFLNECRPLSISMGNAIRFLKARIAKITLAQTEPEAKTSLCTEIDDYIKAKIVLADKQIVIHAVTKICDGDVILTYGSSSLIKMILLHAHELRRQFRVVIVDSRPNLEGRQLLRKLVEKGLSCTYTHINGVSYIMPEVTKIFLGAASVLSNGTVYSTIGTACVAMVGHAYHVPVLVCCESYKFHERVQLDSICSNELGDPNVIAKVPGRKKNCLDDWASKENLQLLNLAYDVTPADYVSTIVTEYGLIPPTSVPVIVREYGREHILI, encoded by the exons ATGGATCCTCGCCGGCCATCGCGCGTGATCGATCCGAAAGTCCGAAAGGTCGGCTTCTTCACTCCCGGTCCACCGCCAGAACGCACTCAATCCGGTCCGGCCGCTACAACTCCGGCACAATCTCCGATCTCCAATTCACTTTCTCCGGTCATGATTCCGCCGCCACGTCATGCTTCCGATAACCTCTCACGTGCCGTAGGCGTGCCTGTTCCGACGCTTGCTCATCCGCCGGTGGATAGCTTGCAGGTTGGGAGTTACACTCTGTCTGATTCTGTTTTTACGGCTTCTCCAACGCGATCTCCGTCGAGTAGGATTGGAATTGACGGCGAGTTTTCAGAGGATTCGGCGAATTGGATGAAGAAGGATGGTTCTGGAAGATTACCGGCTGTTGTTACTACTGGAGGAACTGATTTGAAACAAGCAATTGAAGCATTGAATGATG ATAATAGTGGAGATGTTGGCGAAGGGGCGTCGCAGAAGAATTCAAAGCCACTGAAAGCGAAAACCACTAAGGCTGAGAGGCGTGCTTTACAGGAAGCTCAACGAGCTGCGAAAGCTTCTGCTAAAG TTATTCTTTCAGCTCCAGCGCAAACAAGTAAACCCGTAAAACAGGCAAACCAGAAGAAAGATGTTCCTCAATTGGCTTCTTCTAGTGTGGTTCATGAGAAGAAAGGCGGTGATAAACCACCAGAAAAAGATAGAAAAAAAGACATGCCACCTCCACGCATGCAATTTGATGATAAAAATCGGGTTGAAAAGGCTAAGAAACGGTCAGTAGTTAAGCAGACTGAGGCTAGAAATAGAGTAGAGTTATTTAGGCATTTACCGCAATACGAACGCGGAAATCAGCTTTCCGATCTTGGGTCGTCGTTTTTCCAAATTGATGATGTGCACCCTACTGTTTACAAG GTTGGTTTACAATTTTTAGCTGGGGACATAATGTGGAGCAATACCCGTTGCATAGCAATGCTTCAAGCATTCCAGAAAGTCATCGAGGACTACTCTACACCACCAGAGAAAACTCTTGCTAGAGATTTAACCGCGAAGATCAACACATCAGTCTCATTTTTAAACGAATGCAGACCCCTTTCAATCAGCATGGGAAACGCAATTCGTTTCCTAAAAGCCCGTATTGCAAAAATAACCTTGGCCCAAACCGAACCCGAAGCAAAAACATCTTTATGCACGGAAATAGACGATTACATAAAAGCCAAGATAGTTCTTGCAGACAAACAAATAGTCATACACGCGGTTACAAAGATCTGTGACGGTGATGTTATACTCACGTATGGTTCATCGtctttaatcaaaatgattttacTGCATGCTCATGAACTCAGGAGGCAATTTCGGGTGGTGATAGTTGACTCACGCCCTAATCTTGAAGGTCGACAGTTGCTTCGTAAGTTGGTTGAAAAGGGTTTGAGTTGTACGTACACTCATATAAACGGTGTTTCTTATATCATGCCTGAAGTTACGAAAATATTTTTGGGGGCTGCTTCTGTTTTGTCTAATGGAACGGTATATTCGACCATTGGAACTGCATGTGTTGCTATGGTGGGACATGCTTACCATGTGCCGGTTTTGGTTTGTTGTGAATCGTACAAGTTTCATGAACGGGTACAACTTGATTCAATATGTTCAAATGAACTAG GTGATCCAAATGTCATAGCAAAGGTTCCCGGAAGAAAGAAAAATTGTTTGGATGATTGGGCTAGTAAGGAAAACTTGCAACTCCTGAATTTGGC TTATGATGTGACTCCTGCGGATTATGTCTCTACGATAGTCACCGAGTATGGGCTG ATACCACCTACAAGCGTGCCTGTGATTGTGAGGGAATATGGGCGCGAGCACATACTAATATAG
- the LOC110941940 gene encoding translation initiation factor eIF-2B subunit delta isoform X4, producing the protein MDPRRPSRVIDPKVRKVGFFTPGPPPERTQSGPAATTPAQSPISNSLSPVMIPPPRHASDNLSRAVGVPVPTLAHPPVDSLQVGSYTLSDSVFTASPTRSPSSRIGIDGEFSEDSANWMKKDGSGRLPAVVTTGGTDLKQAIEALNDDNSGDVGEGASQKNSKPLKAKTTKAERRALQEAQRAAKASAKAPAQTSKPVKQANQKKDVPQLASSSVVHEKKGGDKPPEKDRKKDMPPPRMQFDDKNRVEKAKKRSVVKQTEARNRVELFRHLPQYERGNQLSDLGSSFFQIDDVHPTVYKVGLQFLAGDIMWSNTRCIAMLQAFQKVIEDYSTPPEKTLARDLTAKINTSVSFLNECRPLSISMGNAIRFLKARIAKITLAQTEPEAKTSLCTEIDDYIKAKIVLADKQIVIHAVTKICDGDVILTYGSSSLIKMILLHAHELRRQFRVVIVDSRPNLEGRQLLRKLVEKGLSCTYTHINGVSYIMPEVTKIFLGAASVLSNGTVYSTIGTACVAMVGHAYHVPVLVCCESYKFHERVQLDSICSNELGDPNVIAKVPGRKKNCLDDWASKENLQLLNLAYDVTPADYVSTIVTEYGLIPPTSVPVIVREYGREHILI; encoded by the exons ATGGATCCTCGCCGGCCATCGCGCGTGATCGATCCGAAAGTCCGAAAGGTCGGCTTCTTCACTCCCGGTCCACCGCCAGAACGCACTCAATCCGGTCCGGCCGCTACAACTCCGGCACAATCTCCGATCTCCAATTCACTTTCTCCGGTCATGATTCCGCCGCCACGTCATGCTTCCGATAACCTCTCACGTGCCGTAGGCGTGCCTGTTCCGACGCTTGCTCATCCGCCGGTGGATAGCTTGCAGGTTGGGAGTTACACTCTGTCTGATTCTGTTTTTACGGCTTCTCCAACGCGATCTCCGTCGAGTAGGATTGGAATTGACGGCGAGTTTTCAGAGGATTCGGCGAATTGGATGAAGAAGGATGGTTCTGGAAGATTACCGGCTGTTGTTACTACTGGAGGAACTGATTTGAAACAAGCAATTGAAGCATTGAATGATG ATAATAGTGGAGATGTTGGCGAAGGGGCGTCGCAGAAGAATTCAAAGCCACTGAAAGCGAAAACCACTAAGGCTGAGAGGCGTGCTTTACAGGAAGCTCAACGAGCTGCGAAAGCTTCTGCTAAAG CTCCAGCGCAAACAAGTAAACCCGTAAAACAGGCAAACCAGAAGAAAGATGTTCCTCAATTGGCTTCTTCTAGTGTGGTTCATGAGAAGAAAGGCGGTGATAAACCACCAGAAAAAGATAGAAAAAAAGACATGCCACCTCCACGCATGCAATTTGATGATAAAAATCGGGTTGAAAAGGCTAAGAAACGGTCAGTAGTTAAGCAGACTGAGGCTAGAAATAGAGTAGAGTTATTTAGGCATTTACCGCAATACGAACGCGGAAATCAGCTTTCCGATCTTGGGTCGTCGTTTTTCCAAATTGATGATGTGCACCCTACTGTTTACAAG GTTGGTTTACAATTTTTAGCTGGGGACATAATGTGGAGCAATACCCGTTGCATAGCAATGCTTCAAGCATTCCAGAAAGTCATCGAGGACTACTCTACACCACCAGAGAAAACTCTTGCTAGAGATTTAACCGCGAAGATCAACACATCAGTCTCATTTTTAAACGAATGCAGACCCCTTTCAATCAGCATGGGAAACGCAATTCGTTTCCTAAAAGCCCGTATTGCAAAAATAACCTTGGCCCAAACCGAACCCGAAGCAAAAACATCTTTATGCACGGAAATAGACGATTACATAAAAGCCAAGATAGTTCTTGCAGACAAACAAATAGTCATACACGCGGTTACAAAGATCTGTGACGGTGATGTTATACTCACGTATGGTTCATCGtctttaatcaaaatgattttacTGCATGCTCATGAACTCAGGAGGCAATTTCGGGTGGTGATAGTTGACTCACGCCCTAATCTTGAAGGTCGACAGTTGCTTCGTAAGTTGGTTGAAAAGGGTTTGAGTTGTACGTACACTCATATAAACGGTGTTTCTTATATCATGCCTGAAGTTACGAAAATATTTTTGGGGGCTGCTTCTGTTTTGTCTAATGGAACGGTATATTCGACCATTGGAACTGCATGTGTTGCTATGGTGGGACATGCTTACCATGTGCCGGTTTTGGTTTGTTGTGAATCGTACAAGTTTCATGAACGGGTACAACTTGATTCAATATGTTCAAATGAACTAG GTGATCCAAATGTCATAGCAAAGGTTCCCGGAAGAAAGAAAAATTGTTTGGATGATTGGGCTAGTAAGGAAAACTTGCAACTCCTGAATTTGGC TTATGATGTGACTCCTGCGGATTATGTCTCTACGATAGTCACCGAGTATGGGCTG ATACCACCTACAAGCGTGCCTGTGATTGTGAGGGAATATGGGCGCGAGCACATACTAATATAG
- the LOC110941940 gene encoding translation initiation factor eIF-2B subunit delta isoform X3, whose amino-acid sequence MDPRRPSRVIDPKVRKVGFFTPGPPPERTQSGPAATTPAQSPISNSLSPVMIPPPRHASDNLSRAVGVPVPTLAHPPVDSLQVGSYTLSDSVFTASPTRSPSSRIGIDGEFSEDSANWMKKDGSGRLPAVVTTGGTDLKQAIEALNDADNSGDVGEGASQKNSKPLKAKTTKAERRALQEAQRAAKASAKAPAQTSKPVKQANQKKDVPQLASSSVVHEKKGGDKPPEKDRKKDMPPPRMQFDDKNRVEKAKKRSVVKQTEARNRVELFRHLPQYERGNQLSDLGSSFFQIDDVHPTVYKVGLQFLAGDIMWSNTRCIAMLQAFQKVIEDYSTPPEKTLARDLTAKINTSVSFLNECRPLSISMGNAIRFLKARIAKITLAQTEPEAKTSLCTEIDDYIKAKIVLADKQIVIHAVTKICDGDVILTYGSSSLIKMILLHAHELRRQFRVVIVDSRPNLEGRQLLRKLVEKGLSCTYTHINGVSYIMPEVTKIFLGAASVLSNGTVYSTIGTACVAMVGHAYHVPVLVCCESYKFHERVQLDSICSNELGDPNVIAKVPGRKKNCLDDWASKENLQLLNLAYDVTPADYVSTIVTEYGLIPPTSVPVIVREYGREHILI is encoded by the exons ATGGATCCTCGCCGGCCATCGCGCGTGATCGATCCGAAAGTCCGAAAGGTCGGCTTCTTCACTCCCGGTCCACCGCCAGAACGCACTCAATCCGGTCCGGCCGCTACAACTCCGGCACAATCTCCGATCTCCAATTCACTTTCTCCGGTCATGATTCCGCCGCCACGTCATGCTTCCGATAACCTCTCACGTGCCGTAGGCGTGCCTGTTCCGACGCTTGCTCATCCGCCGGTGGATAGCTTGCAGGTTGGGAGTTACACTCTGTCTGATTCTGTTTTTACGGCTTCTCCAACGCGATCTCCGTCGAGTAGGATTGGAATTGACGGCGAGTTTTCAGAGGATTCGGCGAATTGGATGAAGAAGGATGGTTCTGGAAGATTACCGGCTGTTGTTACTACTGGAGGAACTGATTTGAAACAAGCAATTGAAGCATTGAATGATG CAGATAATAGTGGAGATGTTGGCGAAGGGGCGTCGCAGAAGAATTCAAAGCCACTGAAAGCGAAAACCACTAAGGCTGAGAGGCGTGCTTTACAGGAAGCTCAACGAGCTGCGAAAGCTTCTGCTAAAG CTCCAGCGCAAACAAGTAAACCCGTAAAACAGGCAAACCAGAAGAAAGATGTTCCTCAATTGGCTTCTTCTAGTGTGGTTCATGAGAAGAAAGGCGGTGATAAACCACCAGAAAAAGATAGAAAAAAAGACATGCCACCTCCACGCATGCAATTTGATGATAAAAATCGGGTTGAAAAGGCTAAGAAACGGTCAGTAGTTAAGCAGACTGAGGCTAGAAATAGAGTAGAGTTATTTAGGCATTTACCGCAATACGAACGCGGAAATCAGCTTTCCGATCTTGGGTCGTCGTTTTTCCAAATTGATGATGTGCACCCTACTGTTTACAAG GTTGGTTTACAATTTTTAGCTGGGGACATAATGTGGAGCAATACCCGTTGCATAGCAATGCTTCAAGCATTCCAGAAAGTCATCGAGGACTACTCTACACCACCAGAGAAAACTCTTGCTAGAGATTTAACCGCGAAGATCAACACATCAGTCTCATTTTTAAACGAATGCAGACCCCTTTCAATCAGCATGGGAAACGCAATTCGTTTCCTAAAAGCCCGTATTGCAAAAATAACCTTGGCCCAAACCGAACCCGAAGCAAAAACATCTTTATGCACGGAAATAGACGATTACATAAAAGCCAAGATAGTTCTTGCAGACAAACAAATAGTCATACACGCGGTTACAAAGATCTGTGACGGTGATGTTATACTCACGTATGGTTCATCGtctttaatcaaaatgattttacTGCATGCTCATGAACTCAGGAGGCAATTTCGGGTGGTGATAGTTGACTCACGCCCTAATCTTGAAGGTCGACAGTTGCTTCGTAAGTTGGTTGAAAAGGGTTTGAGTTGTACGTACACTCATATAAACGGTGTTTCTTATATCATGCCTGAAGTTACGAAAATATTTTTGGGGGCTGCTTCTGTTTTGTCTAATGGAACGGTATATTCGACCATTGGAACTGCATGTGTTGCTATGGTGGGACATGCTTACCATGTGCCGGTTTTGGTTTGTTGTGAATCGTACAAGTTTCATGAACGGGTACAACTTGATTCAATATGTTCAAATGAACTAG GTGATCCAAATGTCATAGCAAAGGTTCCCGGAAGAAAGAAAAATTGTTTGGATGATTGGGCTAGTAAGGAAAACTTGCAACTCCTGAATTTGGC TTATGATGTGACTCCTGCGGATTATGTCTCTACGATAGTCACCGAGTATGGGCTG ATACCACCTACAAGCGTGCCTGTGATTGTGAGGGAATATGGGCGCGAGCACATACTAATATAG
- the LOC110941940 gene encoding translation initiation factor eIF-2B subunit delta isoform X1: MDPRRPSRVIDPKVRKVGFFTPGPPPERTQSGPAATTPAQSPISNSLSPVMIPPPRHASDNLSRAVGVPVPTLAHPPVDSLQVGSYTLSDSVFTASPTRSPSSRIGIDGEFSEDSANWMKKDGSGRLPAVVTTGGTDLKQAIEALNDADNSGDVGEGASQKNSKPLKAKTTKAERRALQEAQRAAKASAKVILSAPAQTSKPVKQANQKKDVPQLASSSVVHEKKGGDKPPEKDRKKDMPPPRMQFDDKNRVEKAKKRSVVKQTEARNRVELFRHLPQYERGNQLSDLGSSFFQIDDVHPTVYKVGLQFLAGDIMWSNTRCIAMLQAFQKVIEDYSTPPEKTLARDLTAKINTSVSFLNECRPLSISMGNAIRFLKARIAKITLAQTEPEAKTSLCTEIDDYIKAKIVLADKQIVIHAVTKICDGDVILTYGSSSLIKMILLHAHELRRQFRVVIVDSRPNLEGRQLLRKLVEKGLSCTYTHINGVSYIMPEVTKIFLGAASVLSNGTVYSTIGTACVAMVGHAYHVPVLVCCESYKFHERVQLDSICSNELGDPNVIAKVPGRKKNCLDDWASKENLQLLNLAYDVTPADYVSTIVTEYGLIPPTSVPVIVREYGREHILI; the protein is encoded by the exons ATGGATCCTCGCCGGCCATCGCGCGTGATCGATCCGAAAGTCCGAAAGGTCGGCTTCTTCACTCCCGGTCCACCGCCAGAACGCACTCAATCCGGTCCGGCCGCTACAACTCCGGCACAATCTCCGATCTCCAATTCACTTTCTCCGGTCATGATTCCGCCGCCACGTCATGCTTCCGATAACCTCTCACGTGCCGTAGGCGTGCCTGTTCCGACGCTTGCTCATCCGCCGGTGGATAGCTTGCAGGTTGGGAGTTACACTCTGTCTGATTCTGTTTTTACGGCTTCTCCAACGCGATCTCCGTCGAGTAGGATTGGAATTGACGGCGAGTTTTCAGAGGATTCGGCGAATTGGATGAAGAAGGATGGTTCTGGAAGATTACCGGCTGTTGTTACTACTGGAGGAACTGATTTGAAACAAGCAATTGAAGCATTGAATGATG CAGATAATAGTGGAGATGTTGGCGAAGGGGCGTCGCAGAAGAATTCAAAGCCACTGAAAGCGAAAACCACTAAGGCTGAGAGGCGTGCTTTACAGGAAGCTCAACGAGCTGCGAAAGCTTCTGCTAAAG TTATTCTTTCAGCTCCAGCGCAAACAAGTAAACCCGTAAAACAGGCAAACCAGAAGAAAGATGTTCCTCAATTGGCTTCTTCTAGTGTGGTTCATGAGAAGAAAGGCGGTGATAAACCACCAGAAAAAGATAGAAAAAAAGACATGCCACCTCCACGCATGCAATTTGATGATAAAAATCGGGTTGAAAAGGCTAAGAAACGGTCAGTAGTTAAGCAGACTGAGGCTAGAAATAGAGTAGAGTTATTTAGGCATTTACCGCAATACGAACGCGGAAATCAGCTTTCCGATCTTGGGTCGTCGTTTTTCCAAATTGATGATGTGCACCCTACTGTTTACAAG GTTGGTTTACAATTTTTAGCTGGGGACATAATGTGGAGCAATACCCGTTGCATAGCAATGCTTCAAGCATTCCAGAAAGTCATCGAGGACTACTCTACACCACCAGAGAAAACTCTTGCTAGAGATTTAACCGCGAAGATCAACACATCAGTCTCATTTTTAAACGAATGCAGACCCCTTTCAATCAGCATGGGAAACGCAATTCGTTTCCTAAAAGCCCGTATTGCAAAAATAACCTTGGCCCAAACCGAACCCGAAGCAAAAACATCTTTATGCACGGAAATAGACGATTACATAAAAGCCAAGATAGTTCTTGCAGACAAACAAATAGTCATACACGCGGTTACAAAGATCTGTGACGGTGATGTTATACTCACGTATGGTTCATCGtctttaatcaaaatgattttacTGCATGCTCATGAACTCAGGAGGCAATTTCGGGTGGTGATAGTTGACTCACGCCCTAATCTTGAAGGTCGACAGTTGCTTCGTAAGTTGGTTGAAAAGGGTTTGAGTTGTACGTACACTCATATAAACGGTGTTTCTTATATCATGCCTGAAGTTACGAAAATATTTTTGGGGGCTGCTTCTGTTTTGTCTAATGGAACGGTATATTCGACCATTGGAACTGCATGTGTTGCTATGGTGGGACATGCTTACCATGTGCCGGTTTTGGTTTGTTGTGAATCGTACAAGTTTCATGAACGGGTACAACTTGATTCAATATGTTCAAATGAACTAG GTGATCCAAATGTCATAGCAAAGGTTCCCGGAAGAAAGAAAAATTGTTTGGATGATTGGGCTAGTAAGGAAAACTTGCAACTCCTGAATTTGGC TTATGATGTGACTCCTGCGGATTATGTCTCTACGATAGTCACCGAGTATGGGCTG ATACCACCTACAAGCGTGCCTGTGATTGTGAGGGAATATGGGCGCGAGCACATACTAATATAG